The region CCTTCACAAGGCCACAAACCAGCAGACCCACAGACCTTGTTCATCGGGGAGCCAAAGACAGTCTGAGAACAGGAAGAAATGGCAACAACCATGGGGCTGGTTGGGCACAGGACCCCATCTCGGGGGCACAACAGTGTGAGCCCCGCTTTCGTGCTGGCTCCCTTTCCCTGTGGCCAGTGAGGAGACGAGGCTGGGGACATCTATGGACCTGGAAGTCCCCAGCTAGCCAGCATCAGAGTAGTgggactgctgctcttccttggTCAAGGCAGTACTCTGTGGGACCCATACAGGATGTAGGGGGCAAAAACCCTTTGTTCCTGTGGCCCCAAAGGGCAGGATGATGCACCCTACTGGAACCCCCACAACTTTTGGACAGTTCCGCCAGAGAGGATGGCCTTAGGTAAGGCAGCACTCCCCACGAGGACACTCGACCAGCTCCCACCCCATGCAGGGTCCAGAAACATCACATGAAGGGGAGCAACTCACCTTGGGGAGCCTCAGGGCTTGGTGGCTCAGCCTGGCCCCTGCCCTGACAGGATGGGAGAGAGCAGGGTCACATCCTGCCCAAGCAGCAAGGGTGGCAGAAGTCCTCCCGGTGCTcgggtggggagagggttccCTGGAGAGAGCTAAACCCCGGATCACACcccctcaccaccaccaccactacctCCCACAGAAACCAGGTGCACTGCCCCCattggaaagggaggagaaaacgGCTTGGAAACGGCTTTCGCTCCCTGTCTCTCTCCCCTGCATGCTAATCAGCAGCGCCTGCTAAAAATACTCGGCAGGGCTGGCGTGCACACGGCAGAAGGGGAAAATGGGGGAGCTGGAGCCTGCGGCTTCACGGAAGGAGAAGGGACAGGCGAGGAAGAGCCTCCCCAAATTCCCCTCCCCGTGCAGCGCCCACCCGGCTCCCTGAAGGAGATcggctcccccccccgcccccccccgccgccctctttctcccctttccatGCCCCCGTCGAGACCTTTCCTCCCGCGATCCCGGCTGCTTCCCGCCCGCCCCGGGTGCCGGGCAGGGGGCGACGCGTCCCCGCCCGCGACTCCCGGACGGGGCGTCCCGGGGCAGCCGCCCCTGCCCCCGTCCTCGTCCCCCCCAAGCCCCGCCGCCTGCGGGGCAGCATCCCTGCGGCACGGAGAAATATCCCACAGGGATTTCGCTGGCGGAGCCCATGCAAGGGGCTGGCGCCCCTTCGGCGCTGGGGTTCCGCGGGTTCGGAGGGTCTGCGCGGCCCGAGGTTGGGGGTTGAGGAGGGGGGTGGGATGCGCACGGGAGGGGGGTGCTGCGCCTGCTGCATCAAAGCGGCGACCGCCTCAATGCAGCGCAGTGACACGGAAGCAGAGCGGCGGCCGCTCTCCTTCTTCCCTGCCAAAGCAGGCACTtgaagagggaggggagaaaaaaaaaggggggggggaagtaaaaTTAAGGGGGGAAAAGAGCAAACTGGTGAGGATTAGCAGCAGCCCTCCCGCACCCGCACCCACAGCTGCGGGGGTGCAAATCGCCGGTGCCGCCCGtgcgccgcggccgggagggggccgggggcgggcgcggcccccggcgccgcggccgcgcgggacCTGcgcgggggctcggcggggccggcagaccggccccccccccccctccacttcccccggctcccccctccccgcagccccgcgccgcggctcccaTCCATAATTAATCGCctccccgcagccgccgcgATAAGAGAGGGCGGGCGGGGacgaggaggcggcggcggccgggaggcgggggggtggtggtggtgggggagcGTGTGCGCTCGCCGCGCCCGGCTCACTGCGGCCGGCGGCTGCCTGCCGTgcggagccgagccgagccgcgccgaggcgagccgagccgcgccgcgccgcgccgcgccgtgccgagCCGCCCCGTCGGGGAGCGCCGCGCCCGCAtggccgcgccgggccgcgccgccgccgccgccgcggggccgggggggggcgcggCAGGAGGatgaggcgggcggcggcggggcggcggcggcggcggcggcgcggaggatGAAGTGGAGCGTGCGGGGAGCCTGCGCCGCGCTCtccagctgcctcctgctcGCCTGCGccctcagcgccgccgccgTGGGCCTCAAGTGCTTCTCGCTGGGCTCGGAGCTCAAGGGAGAGCCCTTCCGCCTGGGCACCGCCGCCGGCGCCTTCTACTCGGGGCTGCTGCTCGCCGCCGGCCTCTCGCTGCTCGCCGCCGCGCTGCtctgctgccgcccgcccgacgaggcgcccgcggcggcggcggcgggcagcggcggcggcggcggcggcgacggggaggcggcagcggccgcACCGTCGGGGCCGGGGGAGAAGGCGCCGCCCGGGGGGCGGCAGAACTTCCTGctgctgggggtgctggtgtTCATGCTGGGCGTGCTGAGCGCCTTCGCCGGCGCCGTCATCGACGGCGACACCGTGTCGCTGGTGGAGAGGAAGTACTCGCACtactgcctgctgcagcccggcggcgcggcccgcccgcgGAGCGGCTCTGCCGGCCCCGACGGCTCCGTGGCGGCGCTCCGCTGCCAGAAGCTGCGGGACTACCAGCGCGGCTTGGTGCTCTCCACCGTCTTCAACGCGCTGGAGTGCCTCCTAGGGCTGCTCAACCTGCTCCTCGTCAAGAACTACAAGGCGTCGCagcagcgcgggcggcggcggcggcggcggcgggcggcggcggcggcggcggccccggcgggcggacggcggcggcggcgtcgcggcggcggccccggcgggcggcgggcgccgcggcacAGCCAGGGCTCGCTCTTCTCCGGCGGCGAGCCCGAGCTGGTCCCGGGCGACTGCCCCTTCCAGGCCGTCTCCTACATCAACGTGGGCGTCTTCCACGTCTTCGACGAGGCCGGCGTGGAGGTGCACTGCGGCGGCCACCCCTCCGTCGAGCTGCCCGGCTACTCGCCCATGGACCCCGAGCTCAACGCCTCCTACCCGTACTGCTACCCGCTGCCCAGCGAGCAGCCCCCCGCCTATGAGGAGATCTAccccgcggagcccggcgcccgcggcacCTAGCGCCGGCGGGACGGCACCGGACGGGACGCGACGGGACGCGCCGCGGGGCTCAGGGagcggccgggagccgccgccccggagctgccgccgccgggccgccccgtcCGGCAGCGGCTGCCTTCGCCGGGGGCCGCGCAGCAAACGCCCGAGGGCCGGTcctcccgccgcctccctccGTAGCCAAGTGTAGTTCCCCTCCAGCGATTCATCCGTCTCCAGCTTTAGCAGTCCAGAGTTACCCCATTTATGATAACCAGCCAgtgtaaggagaaaaaaaaaaaaaaaagaaaaaaaaaaaaagtgtaatgaAGCTTCGTTACCTCTCAAAAGAGCTTAATTTCTATACAACGCAGAGACATTCGTGTCACGTTTACTAGAAGTGTTTTGGGGATCCTTAAACGTTTACACTACTCTTTGGAGAATTGAGTTCTGTTTTAAGATTTAGTGAGTTAAAACCTTCGTTGGTCTTGTAAGATGCACATTCAGAAAAACCTgcactttgaaaaagaaacaggaaaaaatcaacAACGTTTTTGTACACTAACGTGCCTGCTTTTGTTGATAACTTCTTACTGTAAAAGCTTTCAGAAGTCTATAGTGAAAATGTTTGGTAAATTCACTGCAATTTAGAATTGATGATTAGTTCCTTTACTGAAACAATTGAGATCTTACTAGGATATGGCAGTTAAAAGGAAGTCCAAATGTCATACACATTCCTTTTTGTAAACAGGTTCTGTGTTTTCAATGCAATgcaggatttctttttgttttacacaGGTGAAGGGTTTAATCCTATTTTGTACAACTACATGGTTTACCTTGTAAAGAATTCCATTTTACCTGTTACAATTCATCGATCTGGTAAGCTTGaatattaaagttttatttgaaatatatatattgtaaaaCAGCCTTAACTGATGCAATGGTCacagttttaaaggaaaaaagagataaaCTGTCTTGGGAGACATCTTCCAAATGtgttttcaaaactgtatttgtaCTCCCATTACAATGCAAgatagttattttttattttaaagatgccACTTTAATTcctgaaaggggaaaatataaGGGGATTGTCtgtttttaactctttcttAACTGAGAAGTGTTAAAAAGgatttctgcaaagagaaaaactcTGCTAAATCCTCCTTTTTGGGTTCTGCTGTGGCATGCCAGTATCAGTTTGCATAAGAAAGCGGTAATTAAGAGAAGCAGGcatggctttttcttctttttctttttttaacatctttttagAACAGGTGAAAGCTTAATTTCGTATTTCATCAAGAACCAAAAAGCTCCTCTTCAGATTGCATTTGGTTCAGTAatatgcccccccccccagttattgtatactgaaatgaaatctgATAAAATAAGAACCTTTCTGTTAATCCTCTGTTTGGAGCCTGCTGCATAATGCCAGTGTATGAGATAccaggagaaagagagagagagagttaagAGAATACAAAGTTACCATGTATTTCTGTGGTtgatggaaaattattttaaaatttttagctGCAGAGAGACTGATGTAATTTACAGCCTTAGAATTGGAAGGAGATTTTAGCCTAAAAATACCCAAGTCTCTttgcactgttttattttccaaatatttgaaCCTGCACAATTTGTAGAATATTAATTGCAGAATGccttagaaatattaaaatcgCAAACTGTTGCCCACAAAGCTCATATTTAAATCTCTAATCTAGGCAAGGAAGTCCAAAGCAGCAGTTGCAAATTTATCAAGTAGTTTCAAATGGCAGAAATCTAAAGTACAGGGTCTCTTTAGCCAGAAGACTTTCTTGTGCGGAAGGCCACACTAAAACATATACCCTATATAGGTCCCATTTTAGTCTTGAAGATTGGCTTTATGCtggctctctgcagctgcaccTCTTTAACCCCTTCCTGGGAAGTTTTTGGAAGTCCATTAGGCTTTACCTGTAATACTTTATTAGGCACAAAACCACATCCACAATatactgttttgtttatatagccaagatattttgcaaaatgagaaagtGAAGTAAGGAGGCTAAATGCTTACGTAGGTGTCCGGATAGATGAATGCGTAAGAGAGTGTGGTACCCTGCACTGAATTAAAGGGAACTACTAAGTGCAGGgtgcttttgaaaaactgaCCTGTTAGGTGcctaaatacagatttaaaagtCTAATGATAGttgctgtcttttaaaaaattggctGTATATATTGCAGTTCTTGGAATCTGTATCCTAATTTTGCTTaaggaattaatttttcacataaaaaagacaatattttacTGAAGATGACCATTTTAGGAATTACAAACTAGACAGTTCTGAAACTCCAGATGTTCCAAAGATCAGTGCTCAgggaaataaatggaaagtcAAGAAAGCTACCTATTATACTGAGTTGTTTAAATGTAAACAATTTTAAACTATGAACTTTTAAGATTGTTAAATtcataacacttttttttgttgttgttgcgtgcatatatgtgtgtgtgtgtatgtttgatTTAAATCTGTTCAGGATGCCATTCAATTCAAGTATTTATTTGTGGCTCAGTTTTAGTTcctgaatttctgcttttcttcaatcaggctttttttcccctgtaataATTTAGTTTAGTGGTGGACAGATTGCCAGAATAAAGTCCAAATCAGACTCCCACAGAAGCCAGTAGGCGTTATTTCATCGACTTCAGTGGGTCTGGGCACAAATGACATGAAGCACCCACAacaaattatctttaaaataatattgatCGTCTGGCGTGGCAGAGAGGATGCAGCAGTGGTGTATTGTTTCTCCTGTATTGTTTGTATTGACAGCAGTATTAAGGGAGGTCACCTATGGTATCGCtcacatttttttaacaacaacaggaaaaaaaattggcagGCAAATTGACCAAACAAGCCATGTTTTATTAAAGATGGTATACAAGTGTTTCAGGTATCTGGTGACTAACTTTTCTGATAAAACACTAAGCGTATCTATTTCTCAGTGAGAAGAAACTTATAAATACAGACTACAAGATGAAGCTCCACAAGCGTGATTGCAGTATTGTGGAGCCATTTTTAGTAAACCTGAATCATCACTCTTATCTTCTGAGCAATAATGTTAGAGTGTATAAACTGTACTGTGCCGAAATTGAAAATAGGCTGGTGTGGGAAGCATCAGAGCGTGGGTTAATTACCTGAGAGGACTCATACTGtccctttattttccattccccGTCACATGATTGTCGAGGCAAATGCAAACCTGATTGATTCATGTCACTGGAGGATGCTAACTGCAAGGTGGtgggggtttttgtttggttgtttttttttcccctcctttaaTAGCAAAATGGGGTAGAATGCACAAGAAACACCACACATGTGCAGTGACCAAATCCCCGTTTTGCTTAGCTGAGCGAAGGACAGCAGTGCTTGTTTGGCTTTGCCTTCGTTTGCTCACAGCTCTGCTCACCTCCATGGGTTCGGAGCGGGGCGacgcggccggcgccggcgcggtGCGGTGGCCCTGCCGGGCTGGTAGCTCCGCACAGCTCCCCGCTTTCCAGCCCCGCTCGCAGGTAGCTGGGGCTCGTCGGGCCGCTCTTAGAAAGGGTGGAAAATCCAGTCCGCCATCTCTGATGCGACAGGATTTGCCTTCATGTGGAGAAAATATATTCCCACCAGCCTATTAGCAATTCACGTGAATTACTTTCACACTCCAACATCCTTGCTTAAATCCGTTACTTGTACTTTGCATTGTAATTGACAGACAGAATATATGTAACtctaaaatcaggaaaaaatggtGTAAGGGGGATATTGTATAAAACTACTTCAGATTATACTCAAAGTTTGATTTCACTGTAGGACTTCTTTGGTTCACCAAAAAGCGCTATGGTGGCTGGTATAACTTAGATATATTTCAGACGTAATGTTTAACCATCAGAAAAGGTTTTCTAATGTTCACGTGAGGAGGGCgatctatttctgcttttggacATGGTACATATGAaaaccttttcttcattttgccaTTTAATCCAAGATTGATCCTCAACAAAATGTCAATAATTGATATTGTAACTTTAGGATCAATAAAATACGTTTTAAAGCACAGCATATCCTATAAGAAAAGCCTAATGCTCTTCATTTGATATTCCTCATTGCCTTAAAGTGATGCTGAACAGTACAACTGAAACTAAGAATTTACTTACCACTTTCCttacaaaacatgtttttcaggGATTTACAACTTGCACGAGTGGAACCATGACATAGAATTCCAGGTTTTACCATGCAGCTGAATCTGTTTCAGTAAGTTAATTATTTCTTAGTTACAGGACATTCCAGTATTTTGGATAAATTCATTATTAGAAGTCTAGGTCTGTTGATTTTATATGACAGCACTCTTTAAATGCACTAGAGTTACCTCTTCTTAGGAGAGGCTCTTATTTCCAATTAAAATGCGTAAGGATGAGTAAGATTGAATACCTCATCATCACTGTCCACTTTTTAAATTCCTTAATTATCTCTCAATATCTAATTACATGCTAGAGCATAGCATGTGTTCCTGAATCAGTAATAGCTGATCTAATAACAGGTCAGCAGGTACAAGGTGGTCTTCAGGACTCCAACTGATTAATGCAGTGAAACGGGAaattcttcttcaaatacatattGCAACAATTCAATGTATATTGTGTGGCCCAAAAGGAGGCACTGCCCAAAGTTACTGAAAGAAATCTGAGTACTTAAGTTGCATGCAGTGcttttttatgttcattttgttGCAACATCAATACTGAAACTCTTCTCCTGCATAGCTTTCTAAGAGTGAGCTCCACTCCAGTCCAGATGTCCCACGGGAAAGCTGCACACATTTTGGTGCTCTCGAAATACAATTTAGAAAACAGCTATGCTTTCTTTCAGCTATACTATGTCCATCCCACCCAGCACTCAGAGGCCTGGTGAATTTTACCtatgatttttcagtttatgaCCCTAATGACATCCTAGATAACCTGCAACTGGAGATCAAGTGATATAAGAAATCCTAGGACTTTCTTAATAagagcatattttctttcacagaggAGTAAATCCTGATGTCCTCTTTCATTCCTTCTTCAGACCCTGCTGCCATTGACTTCAGTCAGTCTGTCCTGAAGTAAGGAGTGGAGATGACATTACAACCTGCTACTCCTTCACTCATCAAGTTTTAGATATCTGGAAGACCTCCATGAGCATTATGGAAGAAAACGTTTCTAGTGAGAGTGTAAATGGCTCTGACTCATCAGCAGATCACAGAAAATTTGATGTCCTGAGTGAAACTGTCCAGTAGATGTGTTCTAGTAGAAACACAGCCTAGTAGGAGTACCTAGTGTTTCATTTCCAGATTTTTGCTCCTGTTGTGACCTGGCTTGATTTTGTCTAGTAGGGAACCTTTGGAAATTTGTTTCATGGTCTCTGGGAATGAATCATTTGTCTCAGAACAGGATGTAGGGATTAAACACCTACTAAATATCACAAGCATCCTCATCAGTTGGCCTCCTCTGTGGCCATTGTTAGCAGAGGATAAAGTGAGGTGTGGGAGGAGAGAAAGCTTGTCGTGATCCTCTTAATGGGTATGGAAGACTGAATGTTTCAAAgcattcatttgttttatgttaaGAAACTGGAATAGGAGACAGAATACATATGATATctaaagggattttttttttcccagaaatgtatttttggaaaTCTAATGCTTGGGTTTAGAGAAGGTTCCttcagaatttgctttttctctcattttaaatgaaagcttagCTGACTAAAATGCACAGGTAAATCTCCAGATATTTCAATTATTAAATTTAAGGAGATTCTATAGAGCTATCCTACAAATTACTGAGCCCCAATAAATCCTCTTGAGGTCATGAAAGGAATTTGGCACATGATGGGGATGAGGTCTTATATGCAAACATCCAGATTGTGGTATTTCCTTCCAAACGAGGGAGGAAGCAGCACAAAATGGCATTGTGAAAAGGAAAGATCCAGATGACAATATCCAGTCCCAAGCAACCAGACACAGACACTCACAGATTCTGCACGTTGTGCACGATCTTGAGACTGTATATAATTCACATTTATAATGAATGCCTTCTCAAAGAGACCCAGAATATGTTGTCAATGGCAGATCTGAGTAGAAACCCAGCTTCTAGAGCTTCTTCCCAGTTCTAAGGCAAACAGCTCCTAGAAGCCTGGAAATGTCCTACCAGAAGTTCATGCT is a window of Rhea pennata isolate bPtePen1 chromosome Z, bPtePen1.pri, whole genome shotgun sequence DNA encoding:
- the TMEM271 gene encoding transmembrane protein 271; this encodes MKWSVRGACAALSSCLLLACALSAAAVGLKCFSLGSELKGEPFRLGTAAGAFYSGLLLAAGLSLLAAALLCCRPPDEAPAAAAAGSGGGGGGDGEAAAAAPSGPGEKAPPGGRQNFLLLGVLVFMLGVLSAFAGAVIDGDTVSLVERKYSHYCLLQPGGAARPRSGSAGPDGSVAALRCQKLRDYQRGLVLSTVFNALECLLGLLNLLLVKNYKASQQRGRRRRRRRAAAAAAAPAGGRRRRRRGGGPGGRRAPRHSQGSLFSGGEPELVPGDCPFQAVSYINVGVFHVFDEAGVEVHCGGHPSVELPGYSPMDPELNASYPYCYPLPSEQPPAYEEIYPAEPGARGT